A portion of the Lolium rigidum isolate FL_2022 chromosome 1, APGP_CSIRO_Lrig_0.1, whole genome shotgun sequence genome contains these proteins:
- the LOC124685210 gene encoding uncharacterized protein LOC124685210, with product MLNRGAVRSLLDRLRPPPRGRSPAMPPPAAASHACFCSLSHSNAHGESRRVQRKGALDLGAGRRFAPGSALSLRSCLDWQDGSGFRRVDVEGEAVDIKARVLSPQRQFVCDSEVQLSEEVSVKSVNGNGACRPGKRFGFPELAVPTKMVVAVDVDEVLGSFLAALNRFIADRYSLNHSVSEYHVYEFFKIWNCSQEKASILVHEFFTTHYFQDGIHPIPGARDALQNLSSFCSLSVVTSRQDVIKNHTLEWIEKFYPGLFEQIHFGNHFALQGQSRPKSEICRSFGAQVLIDDNPRYAQECAEDGMRVLLFDYDNSYPWCKTGVDQSHPLVTKVHNWQEVEQKLLSWVAPES from the exons ATGCTAAACCGAGGAGCCGTGCGGTCGTTGCTGGATCGTCTCCGCCCGCCGCCGAGGGGAAGGAGCCCCGccatgccgccgccggccgctgccagccacgcttgcttctgcaGTCTTAGCCACTCGAATGCGCACGGCGAGAGCCGCAGGGTGCAGAGGAAGGGTGCCCTGGATTTGGGGGCCGGTCGGAGGTTTGCGCCGGGCAGCGCGCTGAGCTTGAGGAGCTGTCTGGATTGGCAGGACGGCAGCGGGTTCAGGAGGGTGGATGTTGAAGGCGAGGCGGTGGATATCAAGGCGAGGGTTCTGTCCCCTCAGCGGCAGTTCGTGTGTGATTCAGAGGTTCAGCTGTCGGAGGAGGTGAGCGTGAAGAGTGTTAATGGGAATGGCGCTTGCCGTCCTGGGAAGCGCTTTGGTTTCCCTGAGCTGGCTGTGCCAACTAAGATGGTGGTTGCTGTTGATGTGGATGAAG TTTTGGGAAGCTTTCTTGCTGCCCTGAACAGATTTATTGCCGACCGTTACTCATTGAATCACTCGGTGTCAGAATACCATGTGTATGAGTTCTTTAAG ATATGGAATTGTTCTCAAGAAAAAG CTAGTATTCTTGTCCACGAGTTCTTTACAACCCATTACTTCCAAGATGGTATACATCCTATTCCAGGCGCTCGAGATGCTCTCCAAAATCTTTCTTCTTTCTGTAGCTTATCTGTAGTAAC ATCCCGGCAGGATGTAATAAAAAATCACACATTAGAGTGGATCGAGAAGTTTTATCCAGGATTATTTGAGCAGATCCATTTTGGGAATCATTTTGCTTTGCAAGGTCAATCAAGGCCAAAATCAGAGATTTGCAG ATCGTTTGGTGCTCAGGTTTTAATAGATGACAACCCGAGATATGCTCAAGAATGTGCCGAGGATGGCATGAGGGTCCTGCTGTTTGATTATGATAACTCGTATCCCTGGTGCAAAACTGGTGTGGATCAATCACATCCGTTGGTGACCAAGGTTCATAACTGGCAAGAAGTCGAGCAGAAACTTCTTTCGTGGGTAGCACCGGAGAGCTGA